A single window of Pseudomonadota bacterium DNA harbors:
- a CDS encoding PqqD family protein, with translation MDVTAVNCPVRRSDLLYREVANEVVVLDRHSEKIHQLNETAAHVWKHCDGSHSLPDIGRSLTEEYGIPFSAAEADVTRTVSDFATLGLLEANGNTASQA, from the coding sequence ATGGATGTTACTGCCGTTAACTGCCCAGTGCGCAGGTCTGATCTGTTGTACCGAGAGGTGGCCAATGAGGTCGTGGTGCTTGACCGGCATTCGGAAAAGATTCATCAACTCAATGAAACGGCGGCGCATGTCTGGAAGCATTGTGACGGTAGCCATTCGCTGCCGGACATCGGTCGGTCGCTCACGGAGGAGTATGGCATACCATTCTCCGCCGCGGAAGCCGACGTAACCCGGACGGTGAGCGATTTTGCCACGCTCGGGCTCTTGGAAGCGAATGGGAATACCGCGTCTCAAGCCTAA